From the genome of Dissulfurirhabdus thermomarina:
TGTCCGCCGGGTCGGCGAGGACCACGGGATCCCGGTCGCCCCGCTCGAAGACCTGGGCCCTCAGGGTGTTGAAGGGCGGCAGCAGCAGGAAGGTCTCGGCCCCGGGGCAGGCACAGTGCATGCCGAGGTCGTTGGTGGCGATCACGATGACGTCGCGGCCGGAGGTCGGGCTGCAGCCCTCGTCGATCACGCCGTCGCAGTTGTTGTCCACCCCGTCGCAGACCTCCGTGGCGCCGGGGTTGATGAGGGGATCGTTGTCGTTGCAGTCATCCTTGGTGGTGTAGCCGTCCTTGTCGTTGTCCACGGGCTTTCCGGCGTGGACGGGGACGGCCGCGAAACAGGCCGCGAGGCTCAAAACTCCCAGTAGTGAAAGAAATCTTCGCATCACTCTCTCTCCTTCTTGGCAAGTGTTCTCACGGAAAGACCAACCTGGATGTCAGCCGCGGGGGCCTTCCTTCCATCACCTCCTTTCTCCAAGGGCGCACCACCGCGGGATGCCGTCCACCCGGACGGCCCCGTCATCCTCGGCGGCCGGGGCCGCCGTGCTGCCTGCCCGGACCCCGGCGGGCCCGGTATGCCTCATGCCGGACAAGGTCAAGACTTCGTGCCGCCGGCCGGCGGCCATGGTGGAAGGGTCTCGGTCACGGCCCCAATTAGTTTGGAATTGCTCTAATAAAAATCGATTATGGTCAAACTAATTAATATATTAAAATTTGTCAAATTAAAATTCCAGCATCCCAAGAACAGGGAAATGCTTTTTTCCCCGAGGCGGGCCCGGGCGGACCCGATCGGGGTCAGGCCCCGGTACGCCCCCGGCGGGCGGCCCACTTCAAGGTGAGCGGGGCAAGGAAGGTGGTGACGAAGGCCATGAGGACCAGACCGGAGAACTGGGGCGCGGTGAGGAGCGGCTCGGCGATCCGGCCCTCGGCGAGGAGCCGCCGGCTCACCTCCAGCACCACCGAGGCCACCACCAGCTCCACGGCGCCCCGGCCGTTCATCCCGAAGCCCACCACGGCGGCCTGGTGCCGGTCGAGGCCGGCGGCGAGGGCGCCGGCCCCGCTGCCGAGGAACTTGCCCGCCACGGCGGCGATGAGGATGGCGCCGGTGAAGAGGGCGAAGGACCAGGAGGCCTCGAAATGGAGGTGAAAGGCCAGCGAGGCGAAGAAGACCGGGGTGAGGAAGCCGTAGCTGATGGCGAAGAAGCGGTCGCCGATGAGAGCCACGATCCCCTCGTCCATGATCTCCTTCCGGACGAACTGCCCGGCGAGAAAGGCCCCGATGACGAGGTGGAGGCCCGCCAGCTCCGCCAGCTCCGCCATGACCAGGGCGGAGACGATGGCGAAGGTGAAGGCCTTGCCGCCCTGGTCCGTGAGCCGCCGGGCGACCCGCGGGACGAGGAGCTCCCCCGCCAGGGCGGTGAACCCGAAGAAGGCCGCCACCTTGAGGAGCACGAGGCCCAGGGCCTGCCACTGGAAGGTCCCCGCCTCGGCGAGGCCGATAAGGATCGACAGGGTCACCAGGGAGAAGACGTCGTCGGCGATGGCGGCCCCGATGATGACGTGGCCCACCCGCGTCCGGTGGATCCCGAGGTCCTGGAGGATGACGGCCTGGACGGCGATGGCCGTCACCGACAGCCCCATCCCCACGAAGAGCGACTGGAACACGGTGCCCCCGAACCACCGGGAGACGAGGTAGCCCAGGCCGAAGGGGAGGAGGAAACCGCCCGCCGCCACCAGGAGCGAGGGCCAGAAGTGCCGGAGGAGCAGCTTGGGGTCCATCTCCATGCCCGCGTGGAACATGGCGAAGAAGATGCCCAGCTCCGCCAGGAATTCGAGGGGCTCCGAGGCGGAGACGGCCCCGAGGAGCGCCGGGCCGAGCACCACCCCGGCCAGCAGCTCCCCGAGCATCACCGGGAGCCCGAAGCGCTGGAAGATCGCCCCCAGGAGCCAGGCCGCGGCCAGGATCTCGAGGAGGCTCAGGATGAGGTGCTGCGAGAGCACGGCCCGCCCCTAGCCCAGGGCGCCCACGGCGAGTCCCCGGACCGCCCGGCGGACCCGCTCGCTCTCGGGGATGACCCGTGGCCGGATCCCGTCGTCGAGGCGCCAGAGCCGGGGGGGCAGACCGCCCGGGGGATCCCGGAGCGGCGCGAGAAGATCCGCCGGGACCCCGGCCGCCTCCAGGGCCCCCAGCAAGGCGGCCCCCTCCAGGGGCGCCCCTCCCTCGGGCCAGGGAAGGGCCTCGAGGGCCTCCCGGCCGGCGGCGGCCGAAAGGCGCACCAGGGCCGCCACGATCCCGGCATGCCCGGAGGTGCAGGCCCAACCCGCGGCCCGCACGGCGTAGGCGTTCCCGTTGAAGGAGATCCCCGCGCCGCCGCCCTCCTCCACCAGGCGCAGGGCCTCGACGTCGGTGATGCTGTCGCCCACGTAGGTCACGCCGGAGACCGGGTTCCCGGTCCGCCGGAGGCTGTCCGCCACGGCCCGGGCCTTCTCGGGCCCGCCCACCGGGTTCACTCCCTCGAGGATCCGGCCCGCCGCCATGGCCGGGATCTCCTCCCAGAAGATCTCGTCGAGCCGCCGGACGACGGCCCCCATCCCCGGCGGGAGATCCTCCGGCCGGGCGGCGCCGTCGGGCCAGGAAAGGAGCGGCATGGCGGCGATCTCGGCGGCCAGGGCCGAAAGGCGCCCCTTCTCCGCCGGCGGGACCGGGCACGCGTCCGGGTCCACCTCGGTGCAGTAGACGTTCTCCGGCGGAAAGCCCGTGGCGGCGCACAGGGCGTCGAGGTAGGGCCGGTAGCTCGTGCTGACGATGAAGGTGGGCAGCTCCGCCGCCAGGCGGGCGAGCATCTCCCGCGCCCCGGGAAGGAGCGCCAGCGTCCGGCGCGAGAAGTCCTCCATGGCGGCCCGGGTGGCGCCGAAGGCGGCGAGGAAGGGAAGGACCAGCTTCAGGGTGTCGCCGGCCTTGTACCCCGGCCGCCGTTCCACGTCGGCCAGGTAGTCGTCGTAGCGGCTGACCCGGGCGAAAAAGTCACCGCCCCCGGGGATCAGCGCCTCGCACAGCTCGAAGGCGTTGTCGTTCTGGGTGATGGGACCCTCGCAGTCGATGTTGAGCTGGGACATGGCCGGACCACCCCCCGCCCTCAGATGAGGACCCGCTCCTGGAAGACGCTGATGTTCACCGCCTGTACCTCGCCCGGCCGGGAGGCGCTGGGGGCGAGCTCGAACTCGAAGACGTTGTCCCCCCGGCCGAGAACGGCCTCGTCCACCGGCTCCCGGAACTGGGAGACGTGGAAGAAGACGTCCTTCTCCACCAGCCCGGGCTCCGCCGGGTCGTAGTAGTGGAAGAAGCCGTAGCCCTTGTCACCGTCGTACCAGGCGCTCCAACCCCGGATCCGCTCGCCGTCCTCCACGGGCAAAAGCCCCGGCACCAGGAAGCCGTTGACGAAGCGGTCCGCCGTCTCCTTGAGTTCCCGGCTGACGTTGCGGAAACCGAGCACCTCCACGCGGATCCCCT
Proteins encoded in this window:
- a CDS encoding putative metal-binding motif-containing protein, which encodes MRRFLSLLGVLSLAACFAAVPVHAGKPVDNDKDGYTTKDDCNDNDPLINPGATEVCDGVDNNCDGVIDEGCSPTSGRDVIVIATNDLGMHCACPGAETFLLLPPFNTLRAQVFERGDRDPVVLADPAD
- a CDS encoding cation:proton antiporter, with protein sequence MLSQHLILSLLEILAAAWLLGAIFQRFGLPVMLGELLAGVVLGPALLGAVSASEPLEFLAELGIFFAMFHAGMEMDPKLLLRHFWPSLLVAAGGFLLPFGLGYLVSRWFGGTVFQSLFVGMGLSVTAIAVQAVILQDLGIHRTRVGHVIIGAAIADDVFSLVTLSILIGLAEAGTFQWQALGLVLLKVAAFFGFTALAGELLVPRVARRLTDQGGKAFTFAIVSALVMAELAELAGLHLVIGAFLAGQFVRKEIMDEGIVALIGDRFFAISYGFLTPVFFASLAFHLHFEASWSFALFTGAILIAAVAGKFLGSGAGALAAGLDRHQAAVVGFGMNGRGAVELVVASVVLEVSRRLLAEGRIAEPLLTAPQFSGLVLMAFVTTFLAPLTLKWAARRGRTGA
- a CDS encoding haloacid dehalogenase-like hydrolase, with amino-acid sequence MSQLNIDCEGPITQNDNAFELCEALIPGGGDFFARVSRYDDYLADVERRPGYKAGDTLKLVLPFLAAFGATRAAMEDFSRRTLALLPGAREMLARLAAELPTFIVSTSYRPYLDALCAATGFPPENVYCTEVDPDACPVPPAEKGRLSALAAEIAAMPLLSWPDGAARPEDLPPGMGAVVRRLDEIFWEEIPAMAAGRILEGVNPVGGPEKARAVADSLRRTGNPVSGVTYVGDSITDVEALRLVEEGGGAGISFNGNAYAVRAAGWACTSGHAGIVAALVRLSAAAGREALEALPWPEGGAPLEGAALLGALEAAGVPADLLAPLRDPPGGLPPRLWRLDDGIRPRVIPESERVRRAVRGLAVGALG